One Pseudomonadota bacterium genomic window, GGGTCAGGGATCAGAGCAATCCCTTGAGCTAGTGTCTTGTATCCGAAATCCCGCACATAATTCACCGGCCCTTGACGCCCTCGTGCCACCGATCACCCTTTGGGCTATCTCCTTGAAATAGCGTTGCACTGCATCGAAATTGAACCGCAGCCGGCGTCGATTCGATGACTCGAGCGTCGCCAATTGCTCGGCGACTTATGCACGTAATCACGGACACAGGACACTAGCAGCCGCGCACTAAACTGGATCGTCGGAAATTTCCGCTTGTCGTGGATGCAGGAGATAGGGACCGATGGACACCATGTGGACGCTATTGCGGCTTGCTCTCGCCGTGCCGCCGTGCGTCACAGGCCTCACAGGCTGCGGAAGCGACACGCCGGCTGCACCCCAATTCATCGCCGTCGACTTGGGTGACCCATGCCGCTACGTGTCCTGCTCCGGTGGCGGCCAGTGTGCGCGAGACCCGTCCGGTGGTCCCGCCTGCCTGTGCGATGTCGGCTACCGCGGTGCCTACTGCGAGATCTGCGACGAGGGATTCCATCGTGACTCGAAACAGCGCTGCGTACTCGACAAGCGCTGCTCCGAGCAAAGCACCGACCCGTGCGGCCCGCACGGTTTTTGCTTCGACTCCGCAGGCGGGCTCGACCTCGGTGTGATCCAATGCCAGTGCAACGAAGGTTACGAGGGGCCGCGTTGCCGGCTCTGTGCGCGCGGTTTCCACGCCCAGGCGGAGGGCTCCTGCCTCGAGATGGGCCGGGTAAATGGCTTGCCCGCATGCACGCCCGATACCTGCGGCGGCCTTGGCCGCTGCGATATGTCCGAAGGGATGGTGCGCTGCGAGTGCAACGAGGGCTACACCGGCCTGCGCTGCCACGGTTGCGCTCCTGGGTACCATCGCGACGCGACTGACGCGTGCGTACGCGACGAGCTCTGCACGGCGCAAGCGTGCGGGCATCACGGTCGCTGCGACGACAGCTCGGGGGTCCCACGCTGCCTGTGCCAAGACGGCTATGCGGGCCCGGCATGCGAACAGTGCGCGCCGGGTTTTCACACGAACGCAGAGGGGGCGTGCGTGCTTGACCAGCGCTGCCTGGAAACGACCTGTGGCGCATACGGAAGCTGCAGCGACGCCTCGGGGATCATCCGCTGCAGCTGCGAGCCAGGCTACGCGGGGGACCACTGTCAGCTGTGCGCGGCCGCGTACCATCGGGATCCGGGTGGCCTGTGCGTACCCGATCAGGTCTGCACTGCGGGCGCCTGCCGCGGGCACGGATCCTGCGAAGACGGCCTGGGAATCGTGCTATGCCGCTGCGACGCCGGTTATGCCGGCCAGCGTTGCGAAGCCTGCCGCGACCGCTTCCACCGGGACGCTGCCGGAGCCTGCGTGCCCGATCAGTTCTGCAGTGCAGCCTCGTGCGGCAAGCACGGGATCTGCAACGACGGCGGAGGAGTCATCGTCTGTATCTGCGACGCTGGTTTTGCGGGCGGCACTTGCCAGGACTGCGCGCCGGGCTTCCACGCCGGGACGGCAGGCGATTGCGTCCCGGATGAAGTCTGCGGCCCATCCAGTTGTCCCGCTCATGCCACCTGTCGGGTCAGGGCCGGGCTGGTCGAGTGTACCTGCGAAGCTGGATACGTGGGGGAGCTGTGCAACCGTTGCCACGCCGATTACCGGCTGACCCAAGACGGCACCTGCGTTGGTAACACCTGCAGTACTTGGCTTCCAGGATGCGGCGAGCACGGTACGTGTGTTGACGCGAGCCGCCAGCCAATCTGCGTGTGCGACCCGGGCTATCGGGGGACCACCTGCCGGGACTGCGAGCCCGGGTTCCACGACGAGGGTGGACTCTGCTTGCGCGACGGCACCTGTCTGCCCACCACCTGCGACAGCCACGGAACCTGCCTCCCGATGAGCGGGGGCGTGGTGTGTGACTGCCTTCCCGAGTACGCGGGCATCGCCTGTCAACTGTGCGCTCCCGGCCTGGGGCGGGCGGGCTCGAGCTGCAGGCCCTGCACGACCGGACCCCTTGCGTTCGACGACCTCGTCCCCCATGTAACGAGCCCGAACGTATGCATCGACGTTCCGATGCCGGTGACGCGCCACGACGGTTTCAGCGTGGAGAGCCTGCGCGGCGACGGCAGGGTCTGGAGCTGCGGGCCCTCGGGACGCTATCCGTTGACCACCGCCCATTTGGTTCTGGAGGCGGGTCCGAGGTTTCCCGCGCGGCTCGTGTTCGATGGGCCGATCCACTCCCTCGGATTCGACTACGCTGCACGCTTACGAGAGCTACGGCTCGAAGTCTTCGCCGACGGTGTTCCGGTCGTTACGTTTGGCGCGGCCAAGGACACGGGCGGCGCTTTCGCCCACGCGTTCACTTCCCCTTCCACCACGATCGAGCTGGTCAGCCTGACCGGCCAGCAGGTCCAGTTCGCTCTGGACAACCTGCAGTACGTACTGGCGAGCTGTCCGTGATGCGAAGCACGCTGCCCGTTGTGTAGCCCTTTGGCGGGGCGCCCTTTTGCTCAGGCCGGTGAACGAACGATGTTGGACGAAACTCGATTGCCGCTCATGCTCGTCCTCGCGAGCGCACTGGTTTCTTGTTCTGACGATCCAGAGCTCGGAGCCCCAATCACATCGGACGGTGGTGCGATCCAGACGCCGCCCAATAACACCTGCGAAGGAGCGCGCGACGGCACATCCTGCGGCAAGGACAAGCACTGCATCGCGCAAAGATGCTTTCACAACACGTGCGGCGATGGGATCAGGGCGGGCCGCGAGCAGTGCGATGACGGCAACGAAGCGGTCGGGGACGGCTGCGATCCCGCCTGCCGCAACGAATCCGGGACTCGGCCTCCGCCCGATAGTCCGGCAGCTCCTCCGAGCGCGCCGCCAGGCATCGAGGTCTTCTGTGGCAACGGTTTCGTCGAAGCGGGCGAGCAGTGCGACGACGGCAACCGGGTTTCAGGCGACGGCTGCTCCATGGACTGCAAGCTCGAAGGCGACGCGAGCGTGCTCGACGCCGGCGTGGCTGCCCCCGACGCAGGCAGCGCCGAGGCCTGCGGCAACGGGATCGTTGACCTCGACGAGCAGTGCGACGACGGCAACCTGGTGGCGGGCGACGGCTGCGCCGACTGCCAGCTCGCGGGTCCATGCCGGCAATGCCTGGAGCAGGCAACTCTGCTGGCGGGGGATGAGCCGGGATCGCGCTTTCGCGGTTGCTACCTGACTCAAGACGTGATCACCGAAGGTCCGGCCGGCAGTCTGCCCGTCGCTTTCGTTTGTGCGCGCCTGCTGCAATGCGTTCGCAAGGCCCAGTGCGCCGAGGGCAGTGTGCTCTACCCCTGCTACTGCGGCACGGCGAGCATCGACGATTGTCAGATGGGCAAGGCGCAGCCTGACGGTCCGTGCCGGCAGGACTACGAAGCCGGCGCAGAGACCACGGATCCGTTGCAGATCGCCATGCGCGCCAAGAACAAGCGCTACGCGCTCGGCAGGGCTTCGCAGCTGTTTCTGTCGCAGCACATCAATTGCGCAACCCAGTGTCAATGGGCTCCGGCTGGGCCAGGTCCCTAGCCAAGAGTTCCGCGTCGATAGATGAAGACTTGGAGCGGCCCTCTGCTTCCGAATCCGAACTCGCTCTCGCTCTCGGCCTCGGGCTCGGTCCCGCGAAAAGCGCAGCTTCGGTTGGCCGCCCAGTTATCCGGTTGCCGAAATCATGGAAAAACCTCCCCTATTTTTGCGCCGCCATGTAGCTAGGGCAGGCAGGCGCTGGCACAGAAGAGACGGTCGCAATCGAGCATGAAGTTGGCATTGCCTAGCGGGACGGTGCGGTTCGTGAAAAGCGCGGCTACTTGCATTGAATCGGTGACGGGCGGCCCCGATGGCCCGCCGGCTGCGATCTCGATCTCGGTCCTGCAGGCACCTGCGACGGTACCCGCCTGGCACTGGTCCGTGCTGACTGCGGCGCCGCAGTAGCACTCCTCGGCGCCACGGTCGCCGGCCGCACAGCCGGTCCGGCGGGCGCATTCGATCACGTCCAGACACTGCTGCACGAAGATCGGGTCCGCGTGCTCGAAGCAACCGGCGACCAGGTCGATGCCGATACCCTGGAAGTTGCGGCACCACTGCTCCTCGCACTCGTAGCAGAGGTCGCTCCTGCCCATGCAATCGGCGGCGCAGGTCTCGCCGGCGTTCAAACCGGTGCTGCCGTCGCAGACCTCCGCGCACTCGAGCACACCGTTGCCGCACGCTTCGATTTGGCACGTTGCGGAACAATGGTCCTGGTCGCAGCTCTGCTGGCTCTGGTTCAGCGCAAGCAGGTCGGCGGGGTCGCACTGCTCCACGCCCTGTTGCACCACGCCGTCTCCGCAAGCCGCCGGAGTGCAGTCGTTCTTGCATGTATCGGTGTCCACGCTGTTTCCGTCGTCGCACTGCTCAGCGCATTCCACGATCCGGTTGCCGCATTGCTCGACTTGACACAGGCTCGAGCATCCGTCGCACGCGGCGACGTTGCCGTCGTCGCAACCCTCCCCCGTATCGATGGCACCGTTGCCGCACGTCTGTGAAGCGTTGAGCGTGCAGTCGTTCTTGCATGCATCGGTGTCCACGCTGTTTCCGTCGTCGCACTGCTCGCCGCACTCGACGGCGCTGTTGCCGCATCGTTCGATGCTGCACAGAAGCGAGCACCCGTCGCATGCCACCGTGTTTCCGTCGTCGCATTGCTCAGGACCTTCGATCACACCGTTGCCGCACTCTTGTATGGCAGGCTGGCGTATGGGCGGAGGAGTACAGTCGTTGCGGCAGGTATCGGTGTCGACCCCGTTACCATCGTCGCAGCGCTCCCCGGGTCCAACGATGCCGTCCCCGCAGCGCGCCGGTTCGCAGACGTTCGTGCAGAAGTCCCTGCTGTTCGTGTTTCCGTCGTCGCAGCGCTCCCCGGGTCCGACGATGCCGTCCCCGCAGCGAGCTCGTTCGCAAACATTGGTGCAACGGTCGCTCGCTACTTCGTTGCCGTCGTCGCACTGCTCCACGCCGCCCTGCACGATGCCGTCCCCGCAGCGAGCTTTTTGGCAGGCATCCGTGCAGGCATCCGTCGCGACCCGGTTGCCGTCATCGCAGGTCTCGCCTGGGCCGACGATCTCGTCCCCGCAGCGCGCGGGCTGGCACAGGTTCGTGCACGCGTCGTGGTTGATGAGGTTTCCGTCGTCGCAAGCCTCGCCGGTGTCCAGCCTGCCGTTGCCACAGCGGCTCTCGGGTCTGCGGCAGTCGTTGCGGCAGGTGTCGTCGTTCATGCGGTTGCCATCGTCGCACTCTTCCCCCGCGTCCACGATCCCGTTGCCGCAGATCTCCTCCCTGCAGCGCGCGGAACAACCGTCGCCGCCCGCTCGGTTGCCGTCGTCGCACGTCTCGCCGTAGGCCATGACGCCGTCGCCGCACACGTTGACCACGCAGGCATCGAAGATGCAGTGCATCCTCGGGCCGCAAGGCGTGCCTTGCTGCGCCTCGTCGCAGCTGGCTAGGGTGTCGCTCACCTGCAAGCGCGGCGGAAGCTCGCTGCGGCGATCCGTGGCGGAGACAGCGAAGATCTCTTCCCCGAGTAGCTCCTCCCCACCGCACGTGCACAAGCCGATCGCGGCCAGTGCCGCCCAGCATCCTTGAATTCCCACCGCGCGTGCTCGCTTCATGACCTGTCTTCACCTACCAGCACCGTCACGACCAGAGTCGCGACAGGCGACCGCCAGAGTAGCACTGCAATGCTTGTCCGATCGCATCAGGTGTCCGACTGCTCCGTGACAACTTCGCAACAGGGCCGCGAGGGGCGAGACTTCGGCGAGCAAGAAAAGGGGCGCCGACCGAACGGTCGGCGCCCCGTGCAGAAACGGAGTTCCGGCGGCTCCCCCGGGGTTGGTAGCCTGCTATGGCAGGCAGGAGCTGGCGCAGAAGTCCCGATCGCAGTCGAGCATGAACTTCGCGTTGCCGAGCGGCACAGTGCGGTTGGTGAAGAGGGCGGCAACCTGGATCGCATCGGTGACAGGCGGGCCTGCGGGGCCACCGGCCGCGATCTCGATCTCGCTCTTGCACAGGCCCATCACGGTGCCGGCCTGGCATTGGTCGGTAGTGACCGCAGCGCCACAGTAGCACTCCTCGGCGCCGCGGGGTCCGGTTGCACAGGCGGTCCTGCGAGCGCAGGCAATCACGTCGATGCACTGCTGCACAAAGACGGGATCCGCGTTCTCGAAGCAGCCCGCAACCAGGTCGATGCCGATGCCCTGGAAGTTGCGGCAGTTCGCCTCTTCGCAGGTGCGGCAGGGAGTGAGCTCGGTCGTCAGGCACTGGGCAGCCGTGCACGAAGTGGAATCGGGGGCGCATGCGCACTGCGAGCCAAAGGGAACGTCGCCGGCGCTTTGGTCGCAGACCTCGGCGCACTCGAGGACCCCGTTGCCGCACTCTTCGATCTGGCAGCTGGCCGAGCAGTTGTCGGCATCGCAGTTGACCTGCGTCATGCCCATGGCGATCAAGTTGGTCGGATCGCACTGCTCACCGGGATCGAGCTGTCCGTTTCCGCAGCCCGCGCGGATGGTGCAGTCGGGTTCGCAGATGGCACCCGTGGCGGGATCGGCGGGGTCGCATTGCTCCACGCTGGCTTGGACGAAACCATCGCCGCAGGAAGCTGCACGACACAGGCAGTCTGGTGCAGTACCGGGACAGGCAGCACCCGTTTGTGTACAGGCATCGGTGTTGACCGTGTTGCCATCGTCGCAGGGCTCGCCCGGCTCGACGATGCCGTTACCGCAGACGGCCTGCGAAATACAGTTGACGGCGATGCTCTGCTCGACCGTGCAGCCGTTGCCGTCGTCCACGGTCAGCTTGAGCGTTTGGTTGCCTGCCAAGGTGCAGGTATAGTCGGTGTTCTGGGAGGCCACGTTGACAAACGAACCGCCCGTGGCGCTCCACATGTACGTGAGCGCTCCCATTTCGGGGTCGGATGCCGAGGAGGTGAGTACGATCATGCCTCCCACCTCCGTCTGCAGCGGCTGGACCGAAAAGGCATCTATGGTCGGGCACTGGTTGAGCGTGCCGTTGACCAGCACGTTGCCGGAATCGAGCTTCTTGACGCAGTGCATGGCGACCGCGACGTCCGTGGTTTGACCAGCAATGACGTCGAACCCGTTCGAGCCCTCGCAATTCGACAGCGTGTCCGTCGTTTGGGCCGTCAAGGTCACGGTGTAGCCGATCCCCTCGGGAACGCCTCCGACCAGGACAGACACGCTGTTGCCCGCCAGTGCGACCGGAATGGTCCCGGTGATGTTTTGGCTGTTGCCGGTGATGGCGTAGTCAACCGCGAGGATGTCGCTCCCGTCGGGAAGCGTGAGCTCCATGGCCAACTGGCCGATCGGATCGGAATGCGAGGCTCGATTACAGCCAGCTACGGCAACGATGGTGCCCAACAGCACCAAAGCCACCTTGGTTTGTACGGCTTTCAGCACAGTCATATACGGAATCCTCCTGCTGCGTGAGATGAGGCAGCGGGGATGGGTCTACCTGCCGCGTGTTACGCGCAGGCCGACTCTGTGTGCCGTTGACGCAACAACCTGCGCTCACCCCAATTACGTCGCTCAGGATCCGCGAGGCTCACATGTGTGTGGCGTGCATTTAGTCACGCAGGCTTCAAGGTCCGGTGTTGGGTCCGTAACACGCGCCGGCTACTTGTAGCATCGCTCCGGCACGATCCGGAGCATGATTCATATCGCAGGAGGATCGAAGAAGATGAGTATCAGGACGCTTTTAGCAGCGGCCGTTGCCATGGGCGCAGTCGCCGGCAGCGCTCACGCCCAACTGAAGATGGAGGGTTCCGACACGCTGTTCACATTGACCACCGAGCTCGTAAACCTCTGCCCGGGCATTACCGCCGCCAACATCGAATACATCGGTGGTGGCTCGTCCAACGGCGAGAAGGCCATTCTGCGCGGCTCTCAGCAGCTTGCGCCCATGTCGCGCTTCCTTCAGGAGGCCGACAACAACAAGGGCCCGTGCATGTGTGACAACGGTACGCCCAACGACGCCGGGTGCACGGATGCAACACTGGCGGAAGGCTACGGTCACTCGCTGGACGGGCTCGCGATCGTCCGGGATGAGAACACGCAGGCTGGCTGCGACGGGATCGCCTTCAACACGACGCTGACCGTAACCGATCAAGACGGAAACGGCCTGGACTGCCCCGGCTGCAACGCGAGCAATCAGTACACCTTCGCCGACTTCAAGGATGCACTTCGTGTGCTCTTCGCCGGCATCCACCATAATTCGGCCGGCGGCAAAGTGGCGGACAAGAACTGTGGCAGCGATGTGCGCCGTACCCTGGCAAACAACTGGAGCAATTTCTTTCAGACCGCCTGCGCCACCGAGGGCTGCACGGAGATGCGACACGCCTTTCGCCGTGGCGATTTTTCGGGCACGACCGACACGTTCCTATCCCTGCTCGACCTCGACAAGATCAGCAACGTTCCCTTTTGCAACGGCGACGACCAGCAGGACCTGGATCCCATCCGCCGTTCCTGCGAAGCCGGCGAGCAGGTTTGCGGATCGGACGGCACGCTGGGCCTGCTACTGCCCACGCTCTTGCCCGAGGGCGTGGACCTTGCCGTGGCTCACAATGCGAGCCCCTGCGAGTTCGGCTTGTTCGATTGGGACCTCATGCCGGTGACCCCGGACCCGGTGCCACCCCCCTGCCCCAACGGCACCCAGCAGGCGTTCGGCAAATGCCTGTACCCGCGTGACGCGCAGGGCAATGCCGGCTGCCTCAACATCGCCTTCAACACGCCCTTTGGTCCCTCGGTGGACGGTCGCGCCTACAACCTGATCCTTCGCAACGCCGCCGGCGCCGTGGTCAAGGATTCGACCAACCCGCCCTTTGGCAAAGCCGTGGAAGGAGCTTACTACCGGCTCCACACCAACCGGGTCAATGCCAGCGACAACGCCAGCAATCCAGCCGGTGCCAGCGGCTGCAGCGAGACCAGCTCGACACGCCAGATTGGCTGCCTCGCCCAAGCGAGCCCCTGCAGCTTGGGCTTCGCTGGTCGCGAGGCTTCGGACAGTATCACAGATTCCGCGGCCCTCAGAGTCAACAACATCTCGCCCACCGATGCCAACGTGCGCCTGCTGTTGACCGGCGCGACGGGCGCCTATCCCCTGGCGCGCATCCTGTACGCCAACACCGTGGTCGGCTTCGCAGGCATCACCGGCGATGAAAAGATCCTGGCGGATTGCTTCAAGGATCGCTTCTATGTCGACGACGCGGCCACGGCTGCCGGTTTCATCACGCTGTCGGCAACACCGTGCGCCGGGAGCCTGGGTGGCACGGTGGGTGATCCGCTGTGCCAGATCACCCCCACCGACTTCAACGAAGCCACCTGCCCTCTGTAGCTCGTTTCCGGCCAAGCCGGACGCGAGCCATAGCAAACTTGGGCGGCGTGCCTCGGCACGCCGCCCTTCTTTCGCGCGGGCGCCGAACCGCGGCCCCGGCGAAAGCTCGGTCATGACAATACAGAGTGAGATGGGTGAGACAAATGATACAGCAATGTTACGCGCAGGGTGCGCCGGTGACCGTGCACTACGCTAGGCTCTGCCCCGCGAATCGGTAAGCATCAATGTGTAGGGCGAGATCAATGCCTGGCCTGTTGGTGCTCGTCCTGGCTACTCTGTGCGCTGGTGCGTCAGGCTGCAAGGGCGAGCGCTACCTGGATCGGATCTATACGCCGTCGAGCGACGAGGCGGGCATCATGCACGCGGACGGAGGCGACCGCCTGGACGGCGCTCTTCGGCGTCCGGACGGCGCACCACCGGCCGGCGGCGGCATGACCGCGCATCCGGACGGTGCTCGGCCCATGCCAACGGATGATGCCGGTATGCCGGACCCGCCCATGGCCGAGCCGTGCCTGCGCGCCGCGGCGTCGGAACGCCTACCATCTCGGTCCGCGGTCACGGACGGTGCGATGCAACCCAGCGCACGCATCATGTTCACCAAGGACCTGTTTAGTCTCTTCCGGTCGCATTGTGGTGGCTGCCACGTGGAGGCGGCGCTGGGAGGATTCGGC contains:
- a CDS encoding DUF4215 domain-containing protein, whose amino-acid sequence is MLDETRLPLMLVLASALVSCSDDPELGAPITSDGGAIQTPPNNTCEGARDGTSCGKDKHCIAQRCFHNTCGDGIRAGREQCDDGNEAVGDGCDPACRNESGTRPPPDSPAAPPSAPPGIEVFCGNGFVEAGEQCDDGNRVSGDGCSMDCKLEGDASVLDAGVAAPDAGSAEACGNGIVDLDEQCDDGNLVAGDGCADCQLAGPCRQCLEQATLLAGDEPGSRFRGCYLTQDVITEGPAGSLPVAFVCARLLQCVRKAQCAEGSVLYPCYCGTASIDDCQMGKAQPDGPCRQDYEAGAETTDPLQIAMRAKNKRYALGRASQLFLSQHINCATQCQWAPAGPGP
- a CDS encoding DUF4215 domain-containing protein codes for the protein MKRARAVGIQGCWAALAAIGLCTCGGEELLGEEIFAVSATDRRSELPPRLQVSDTLASCDEAQQGTPCGPRMHCIFDACVVNVCGDGVMAYGETCDDGNRAGGDGCSARCREEICGNGIVDAGEECDDGNRMNDDTCRNDCRRPESRCGNGRLDTGEACDDGNLINHDACTNLCQPARCGDEIVGPGETCDDGNRVATDACTDACQKARCGDGIVQGGVEQCDDGNEVASDRCTNVCERARCGDGIVGPGERCDDGNTNSRDFCTNVCEPARCGDGIVGPGERCDDGNGVDTDTCRNDCTPPPIRQPAIQECGNGVIEGPEQCDDGNTVACDGCSLLCSIERCGNSAVECGEQCDDGNSVDTDACKNDCTLNASQTCGNGAIDTGEGCDDGNVAACDGCSSLCQVEQCGNRIVECAEQCDDGNSVDTDTCKNDCTPAACGDGVVQQGVEQCDPADLLALNQSQQSCDQDHCSATCQIEACGNGVLECAEVCDGSTGLNAGETCAADCMGRSDLCYECEEQWCRNFQGIGIDLVAGCFEHADPIFVQQCLDVIECARRTGCAAGDRGAEECYCGAAVSTDQCQAGTVAGACRTEIEIAAGGPSGPPVTDSMQVAALFTNRTVPLGNANFMLDCDRLFCASACLP